The following are from one region of the Stenotrophomonas lactitubi genome:
- a CDS encoding Bax inhibitor-1/YccA family protein, which produces MRSGNPALSESTFLDLASGSVVTSPDQAMTINGTVNKTGLLLLLTVLTAAFAWNQSVDDYGQVMAGAKLYAMGGAIGGLVLALITIFKKEWSPVTAPMYALIEGLFLGAISALFELRFPGIVFQAVLLTFGTLFALLIAYRSGVIKATENFKLGVVAATGGIALLYLASFVLSFFNIQVPLIHSSSGWGIAFSLFVVVVAALNLVLDFDFIETGAAQRAPKYMEWYGAFGLMVTLVWLYVEFLRLLSKIQQR; this is translated from the coding sequence ATGCGCAGCGGCAACCCGGCTCTTTCCGAGTCGACCTTCCTCGATCTGGCCAGTGGCTCGGTGGTGACCAGCCCCGACCAGGCCATGACCATCAACGGCACCGTCAACAAGACCGGCCTCCTGCTGCTGTTGACCGTGCTGACCGCCGCCTTCGCCTGGAACCAGAGCGTGGACGACTATGGCCAGGTGATGGCCGGCGCCAAGCTGTACGCCATGGGCGGCGCGATCGGCGGCCTGGTGCTGGCCCTGATCACCATCTTCAAGAAGGAGTGGTCGCCGGTCACCGCGCCGATGTATGCGCTGATCGAAGGCCTGTTCCTGGGTGCGATTTCCGCGCTGTTCGAACTGCGCTTCCCGGGTATCGTTTTCCAGGCTGTGCTGCTGACCTTCGGCACCCTGTTCGCATTGCTGATTGCCTACCGCAGCGGCGTGATCAAGGCCACCGAGAACTTCAAGCTCGGCGTGGTCGCTGCCACAGGCGGCATCGCCCTGCTGTACCTGGCTTCGTTCGTGTTGTCGTTCTTCAACATCCAGGTGCCGCTGATCCATTCCTCAAGCGGCTGGGGCATCGCCTTCAGCCTGTTCGTGGTGGTGGTTGCTGCGCTGAACCTTGTGCTGGACTTCGATTTCATCGAAACCGGCGCAGCCCAGCGCGCACCGAAGTACATGGAATGGTATGGCGCATTCGGCCTGATGGTGACCCTGGTCTGGCTGTATGTGGAGTTCCTGCGCCTGCTGTCGAAGATCCAGCAACGCTGA